One genomic segment of Hordeum vulgare subsp. vulgare chromosome 2H, MorexV3_pseudomolecules_assembly, whole genome shotgun sequence includes these proteins:
- the LOC123430664 gene encoding GDSL esterase/lipase At1g71691-like encodes MAGRGGAIALVALCVLELALRGAGAGAAPAPAPAPERLVPAMFVFGDSTVDVGNNNQLPGCKPECRANYPRYGVDYPSSGAPTGRFSNGKNLADHIAIFLGFDESPPAFQSLWLPAMGAVPQHMKGGINFASGGSGLQNTTGRNYCGRPVYSMADQLEEFTSAVDMMGEDSGDLISTSLFFISVGSNDLFEYAYPWPTPSDRNDTAFLGCLVDHYKTYLQELYAAGARKFSIVSPSLVGCCPSQRAVALTHHNDTDEFGCFRAANDLSRQLYPMLASMLQELSRDLDGMNYSLCDSAGMAARLFTPGGGSGFNLTVLDTACCAGAGRFGEGQCNSSATLCPNRANFMFWDGFHPTDAAASLAALEIFTDTGNYLHPMNVGQLAAL; translated from the exons ATGGCCGGCCGCGGCGGGGCGATCGCGCTCGTCGCGCTGTGCGTGCTCGAGCTCGCGCTGcgaggcgccggcgccggcgccgcccccgcccctGCCCCAGCACCGGAGCGGCTCGTGCCGGCCATGTTCGTGTTCGGGGACTCGACGGTGGACGTCGGCAACAACAACCAGCTGCCCGGCTGCAAGCCCGAGTGCAGGGCCAACTACCCGCGGTACGGGGTCGACTACCCCTCCTCCGGCGCGCCCACCGGCCGCTTCAGCAATGGCAAAAACCTCGCTGACCACATAG CCATCTTCCTTGGATTCGACGAGAGCCCGCCTGCTTTCCAGTCCCTCTGGCTCCCGGCCATGGGCGCCGTTCCACAACACATGAAAGGCGGCATCAACTTCGCGTCCGGAGGGTCCGGCCTACAAAATACAACGGGCCGTAACTAC TGTGGGCGACCGGTGTACAGCATGGCCGACCAGCTCGAGGAGTTCACGTCGGCCGTCGATATGATGGGGGAGGACTCGGGCGACCTCATCTCCacatccctcttcttcatcagCGTCGGCAGCAACGACCTGTTCGAGTACGCCTATCCCTGGCCGACGCCCTCCGACCGCAACGACACCGCCTTCCTGGGATGCCTCGTCGACCATTACAAGACCTACCTGCAG GAGCTGTATGCTGCCGGGGCGAGGAAGTTCAGCATCGTCAGCCCGTCGCTGGTGGGGTGCTGCCCGTCGCAGAGGGCGGTCGCGCTGACACATCACAACGACACCGACGAGTTCGGCTGCTTCCGCGCGGCCAACGACCTCTCCAGGCAGCTCTATCCCATGTTAGCCTCCATGCTCCAGGAGCTCAGCCGTGATCTGGACGGCATGAACTACTCCCTCTGCGACTCGGCAGGGATGGCCGCAAGGCTCTTCACGCCCGGCGGCGGGTCTGGCTTCA ACCTGACGGTGCTGGACACGGCGTGCTGCGCCGGCGCAGGGCGGTTCGGGGAGGGCCAGTGCAACAGCTCCGCCACGCTCTGCCCGAACCGCGCCAACTTCATGTTCTGGGACGgcttccacccgacggacgcggcGGCGTCCCTGGCCGCGCTCGAGATCTTCACCGACACCGGCAACTACCTCCACCCGATGAACGTGGGGCAGCTGGCGGCGCTGTGA
- the LOC123430665 gene encoding GDSL esterase/lipase At4g28780-like, with amino-acid sequence MAGRGGALALVALCMLEVALRGTGAAAGERLVPAMFVFGDSTVDVGNNNLLPGCKPECRANYPRYGVDYPSHAPTGRFSNGFNLADQIAQFLGFNESPPAFRSLPAEGIVPQMKGGINFASGGSGLQNQTGWLPLLCSAEESTLYSMADQLEEFTSVVKMMGDSSYDLISTSLFFLSAGSNDLFEYADDKSPDPHRDDTAFLKCLVDSYKTYLQELYAAGARKFSIVSPSLVGCCPSQRAAALTHHNGLDELHCFGAANNLSRQLYPLLASTLQGLSRDLDGMHYSISDSTGMAETVFTPGGAIGYNLTVLDTACCAGSGQFGTGGCNASAVLCPNRANFVFWDGFHPTEYASSLAAFVLFNGGGKFVGPINVEQLAAL; translated from the exons ATGGCCGGCCGAGGCGGGGCGCTCGCGCTCGTTGCGCTGTGCATGCTCGAGGTCGCGCTGCGGGGCACCGGCGCCGCCGCCGGGGAGCGGCTCGTGCCGGCCATGTTCGTGTTCGGAGACTCGACGGTGGACGTCGGCAACAACAACCTGCTGCCGGGCTGCAAGCCCGAGTGCAGGGCCAACTACCCGCGGTACGGCGTCGACTACCCCTCCCACGCGCCCACCGGCCGCTTCAGCAATGGCTTCAACCTTGCTGACCAGATAG CTCAATTTCTTGGATTCAACGAGAGCCCGCCTGCTTTCCGATCCCTCCCGGCCGAGGGCATCGTTCCACAGATGAAAGGCGGCATCAACTTTGCGTCGGGAGGGTCAGGGCTGCAGAACCAAACGG GCTGGCTTCCTCTGTTGTGCAGTGCGGAGGAGTCTACACTCTACAGCATGGCCGACCAACTCGAGGAGTTCACGTCGGTCGTCAAGATGATGGGGGACAGCTCGTACGACCTCATCTCCACATCACTCTTCTTCCTCAGCGCCGGCAGCAACGACTTGTTCGAGTACGCCGATGACAAGAGCCCTGACCCTCACCGCGACGACACCGCCTTCCTGAAATGCCTCGTGGATTCTTACAAGACCTACCTGCAG GAATTGTACGCGGCCGGGGCGAGGAAGTTCAGCATCGTCAGCCCGTCGCTGGTGGGGTGCTGCCCGTCGCAGAGGGCGGCCGCGCTGACACATCACAACGGCTTGGACGAGCTCCATTGCTTCGGCGCGGCCAACAACCTGTCCAGGCAGCTCTACCCGTTGCTGGCCTCGACGCTCCAGGGCCTCAGCCGTGATCTGGACGGCATGCACTACTCTATCAGCGACTCCACAGGGATGGCCGAGACGGTCTTCACACCCGGCGGCGCCATTGGCTACA ACCTGACGGTGCTGGACACGGCGTGCTGCGCCGGGTCAGGGCAGTTCGGGACGGGCGGGTGCAACGCCTCGGCCGTGCTCTGCCCCAACCGCGCCAACTTCGTGTTCTGGGACGGCTTCCACCCGACGGAATATGCGTCGAGTTTGGCCGCCTTCGTGCTCTTCAACGGCGGCGGGAAGTTCGTCGGCCCGATCAACGTGGAGCAGCTGGCGGCGCTGTAG